From the Brassica napus cultivar Da-Ae chromosome A3 unlocalized genomic scaffold, Da-Ae chrA03_Random_8, whole genome shotgun sequence genome, the window CATTATTCAATAAAACAGTTTAGtgttttctaaaatagaaagttttggaggaaaataaaatttaaacctaCAAACAGTTGAGCTTTTTCTAGaacatatttgtatttttataccATATTTCATGCATAAGGTAGAAGTTTATTACATCACATAATATAATCATAAAAGACACTAGGACTAAGTGGCGTAGGTTATCCTGAAACGCTCCTTAATATAGTCGCCGGCGAGTATAGGCGGGAATCTGCGCCATATAGAGACGAGGAGTTATATGatccaaatatttgaaaaaacaaTTGGACTGAGATTCAGTAAAGTTTTTTCTCAAATACCTTGCAGGAGAAGTTTCGCTGCAACAAGTCTTCAAGCATTCTACATTACAATCTGGATTGGGAACTAAGAAGAACGCCAcctatccaaaaaaaaaaacttctactTAGACTAATTGTTTTGACACAAAATTTTAacaatttgtatattaattagaaaaaaagaagaagttaccGAGTAGCGCTCTTTTCCCACCGGCATCACTCTGTGCAACGTAGACCTAAACTTCCATTACAAGAAAACACGACATGTTTCATTCAGACAAAACCAGAAACCAAACTCACTTCCATACTAATAAAGAAAATTGGAAGTTTACCGGAACAATCCGTTGGTCCATCTCTCCATCAAATCACCAATGTTGACGATAAACGCCCTAGGGTTAACGAAGTCCCAGAATTTTTCAACAATTGTTTCTAATCAACAGACCTACAAAATCAAGTTAGGTAGAAGCTAGACTTACCCTCCGAGTCTAGGAACATCTTCCCAAGTGCGTGGTTGTTTCGATTTGTCTCTACAAACCTAAGAGTTCACAGACAGTGTAAGGACATAAGGTTACTAACTACTAAGAGAAATAGCATGATGACAAGAATCAAGAGACATAATTACCTGAAGTCCTGGAACTTCATCAGTCAAAAGAAGAGTGACCGTTCCATAATCTGAGTGAGCTGAGGCACCATATGTTTCTACATCCGATGAAATCACTTCACCT encodes:
- the LOC125594160 gene encoding 2-oxoglutarate-Fe(II) type oxidoreductase hxnY-like; the encoded protein is MVSLQPCDFLRYTPLYAEKLDTSLTTIGDSKESFFLGSSEGVRGQCYPNQWPSENLLPSWRQTMECYYKNVMSVGRKLLGLVALALDLDEDFFIKIGALNDPAAVVRLIRYPGEVISSDVETYGASAHSDYGTVTLLLTDEVPGLQVCRDKSKQPRTWEDVPRLGGAFIVNIGDLMERWTNGLFRSTLHRVMPVGKERYSVAFFLVPNPDCNVECLKTCCSETSPARFPPILAGDYIKERFRITYAT